Proteins encoded in a region of the Magallana gigas chromosome 8, xbMagGiga1.1, whole genome shotgun sequence genome:
- the LOC105335266 gene encoding ras-related protein Rap-2b, with the protein MREYKVVVLGSGGVGKSALTVKFVSGTFMEKYDPTIEDFYRKEIEVDSAPSVLEILDTAGTEQFASMRDLYIKNGQGFVIVYSITSLQTFQDIKTMKEQIIRVKGIENIPMILVGNKVDLEHQREVPRTEGETLGHMWGCPFLETSAKNTQNVNEIFIEIVREMNTSPVKEKGKCCRCVIL; encoded by the coding sequence ATGCGAGAATACAAAGTGGTCGTTCTGGGAAGTGGCGGAGTTGGGAAGAGTGCATTAACAGTCAAATTTGTCTCTGGGACTTTCATGGAAAAGTACGATCCAACTATTGAGGATTTTTATAGGAAGGAGATCGAGGTGGATTCCGCACCATCGGTGTTAGAAATTCTGGACACAGCAGGCACTGAACAATTCGCTTCAATGAGAGATCTGTACATTAAAAACGGGCAGGGTTTTGTCATTGTTTACAGTATAACAAGTCTTCAGACTTTCCAAGACATAAAAACTATGAAAGAACAAATTATCCGTGTTAAAGGAATAGAGAACATACCAATGATATTAGTTGGAAACAAAGTTGACTTGGAACATCAGAGAGAAGTGCCACGCACAGAGGGCGAGACTTTAGGGCACATGTGGGGGTGCCCTTTTCTTGAGACATCGGCAAAAAATACCCAAAAtgtgaatgaaatttttattgaaatagttCGAGAAATGAACACTAGTCCAGTAAAGGAGAAAGGAAAATGCTGTCGTTGTGTGATTTTGTGA